In Nitrospirota bacterium, the genomic stretch TGTGAGGCTGTCTGAGAAACCCCAGCTCTTCAAGGTCAGACATTATATTTCTTATGGAAGCAGGCGAGAGGCTGAAGGCATACTTCCTTGTGATAAACCTTGACCCTACAGGGTCCGGATTATTTATATAGCTCTGAACTATCGCACAGAGCACTTCTCTGTCTCTTTCATCAAGCATATCTGATACCTCACGCCGGTTAGCACTCTCAACAGGAGAGTGCTAATAATTTATCAGGAAATAGATTCCCGTGTCAAGATGTGGCAGATTACCATTCAAGCTTCCTCTGCATCAGCCTCTCATACATGCCCTTCGGAAGAAAAGCCTGCTGGTGTATCTCATCACTGTAGTATTTTGTATTTACCTCAAACTTTCTCCTCATATCACGCGGGGAAAGGCCTTTTGAAGCAACGGAGAAGGTCCACCAGTTGCCGGCATAAGTTGCAATCGGAGCAGTATATATGTCAACCACGGGGAACACCGCCTTCATCGTCTCCTGAACCTCTATGACAATGTCCTTATGAAAATGGAGAGATTCTGAAAGGGTAACATAAAACCCGTCCTTGGTCAGACAATTCTTAATAGACGAAAAAAACTCCTTCGTAAAAAGACTTGTGGCAAAGCCGACTATATCCGTTGAATCAACTATAACAGCGTCAATGTCGGAATCCCGTCCTTTTATAAATTCGGCTCCGTCCATGCATTTTATCTCCACACGAGGATCGTCAACATCACAGGCAACCTCCGGAAAGAACTTTCTGGATACGTTTATCACCTCTTCGTCTATTTCAATAAAATATACCTTTTCCACTGTCTTATGCTTCAGGACTTCCCTGACAGCGCCTCCGTCTCCTCCTCCGATAATAATCACCTTCCTGGGAGCGGGATGCGCATGAAGCGCGACATGCGTGAGCATTTCA encodes the following:
- the speE gene encoding polyamine aminopropyltransferase; this encodes MIRFYEKDPYAPIQYTYEVENILYNGKSKFQEIMVIRNPHFGKMLILDGVVQITERDEFFYHEMLTHVALHAHPAPRKVIIIGGGDGGAVREVLKHKTVEKVYFIEIDEEVINVSRKFFPEVACDVDDPRVEIKCMDGAEFIKGRDSDIDAVIVDSTDIVGFATSLFTKEFFSSIKNCLTKDGFYVTLSESLHFHKDIVIEVQETMKAVFPVVDIYTAPIATYAGNWWTFSVASKGLSPRDMRRKFEVNTKYYSDEIHQQAFLPKGMYERLMQRKLEW